In a genomic window of Meriones unguiculatus strain TT.TT164.6M chromosome 8, Bangor_MerUng_6.1, whole genome shotgun sequence:
- the Ccdc166 gene encoding coiled-coil domain-containing protein 166 gives MAPRRRRGQFTSRKQAADSGEFPLSEHAQYLQREYTLLSDNLVACEQHVEQVLQNNKFLDREARRLREENRLYASYVSAHAQRCASSIVRLEDQNRMDLALIRWQRAELASLYQGREDGVRAQLVEMQMRAEDMAQQVQELQPYKELQLEQLARIRTLERELLHMRVEHTLLLNRAKRRFMENKTAFEREARQQVLSLARRAERTAARALISHTQGIKSDNGRLRQELLRLLLRAQLLLEMRQELLEQREQLQQEHVNVGNIQHLHSWLHRGPDGPPLWQPPQSLPPSLSVSSVKSPEESSNITLKAQILSQPFLVSPAQSVSQHEPKTLYTDSSLAPPQKAGSVMAVPSPSRLVTHASSLTPLSRSPRISSTASVKGSQALLSAPSSVQPQSREDSRISPQPSTRELSQETIPSAKVSNRPLSVQSQDRDPPNPQMEETANTENATEAVLGKA, from the exons ATGGCGCCTAGGAGGAGGCGCGGACAGTTCACCTCGCGCAAGCAGGCAGCTGACAGTGGGGAGTTCCCGCTCTCAGAGCACGCGCAGTACCTGCAGCGCGAGTACACGCTGCTCTCGGACAACCTGGTGGCCTGTGAGCAGCATGTGGAGCAGGTGCTGCAGAACAATAAGTTCCTGGACCGCGAGGCACGGCGCTTGCGCGAAGAGAACCGGCTTTATGCCAGTTATGTGAGCGCGCACGCCCAGCGCTGTGCCAGCTCCATCGTGCGCCTCGAGGACCAGAACCGCATGGACCTGGCGCTGATCCGGTGGCAACGAGCCGAACTGGCGTCTCTTTACCAAGGGCGTGAGGACGGGGTGCGTGCGCAGCTAGTAGAAATGCAGATGCGCGCAGAAGACATGGCCCAGCAGGTTCAGGAGCTTCAGCCCTACAAG GAGCTGCAGCTGGAGCAGCTGGCGAGAATCCGGACCCTGGAGCGCGAGCTGCTGCACATGCGCGTGGAGCACACGCTGCTTCTCAACCGGGCGAAGCGACGCTTCATGGAAAACAAGACGGCTTTCGAGCGTGAGGCCCGCCAGCAGGTGCTGTCCTTGGCGCGACGCGCAGAGCGGACGGCAGCTCGTGCCCTCATTTCGCACACACAGGGCATCAAGTCGGACAATGGGCGTCTCCGCCAAGAGCTCCTGAGGCTTCTCCTCCGGGCCCAGTTACTGCTGGAGATGCGGCAGGAGCTGCTAGAGCAGCGGGAGCAGCTGCAGCAGGAACACGTGAATGTGGGGAACATACAGCATCTACACAGCTGGCTGCACAGGGGACCCGACGGGCCACCGCTCTGGCAGCCGCCCCAAAGCCTCCCACCCAGCTTGTCCGTCAGCTCAGTTAAATCTCCTGAGGAGTCGTCCAATATCACTTTAAAGGCCCAGATTCTGTCCCAACCATTTTTGGTCTCCCCAGCCCAGTCGGTGTCACAACATGAGCCCAAGACTCTGTATACAGACTCTTCTTTGGCCCCACCTCAAAAGGCTGGGTCTGTGATGGCTGTCCCAAGTCCATCACGTTTGGTAACTCACGCCTCGTCTCTGACTCCCTTGTCCAGGAGCCCGCGGATCTCCTCGACCGCGTCAGTCAAAGGCTCCCAGGCCCTGTTGTCGGCTCCCTCCTCCGTGCAGCCACAGTCTCGTGAGGACTCTCGGATCTCCCCACAGCCCTCCACGCGTGAGCTTTCCCAAGAAACCATCCCATCTGCAAAAGTCAGCAACAGGCCTCTCTCAGTTCAGTCCCAAGATCGGGACCCTCCCAACCCACAGATGGAGGAGACTGCAAACACTGAGAATGCCACAGAAGCTGTCTTGGGGAAAGCCTGA